The Rhizobium rhododendri nucleotide sequence GATGCGGACCCATCGATAACCATGGGGCGGCGTCTTCAGGCGGTAGCGGGTGTAGTCGAGGGGGACCGCGTGGTTGCGGTCGGAGGGTGAAAGCCGATGGCCGCGCGTCCAGCTCCCCTTGTGCAGAACAGGCCGATGAACATCCTTTGATGACGTCGCGGCAAGGGCTGCAGGGGCTTGCGCCAGCGGTGCAATCAGGCACGCCGCAGCAAGCAGCGCGGTGATCGTCTTCTTCATGGGCTTTCCTCGTAGTTTTTTACGTCTTTTAGACGCGCAGCCTTACCTGAAAAAGGTGACGGATCGCGGTCAAATATATTAAATTTTGTCAATGCAGTCAGGCGCGACCCGCTATGGGGCAGGCCGGCCAGGCAAACATGGCCCGCGACGTCCGTCAACCTAGAGGATATCGTAGTTGAACCAGTCGAAATCTGCGGCTTTCGCCCGACCAGAGAGATCGAAGGCAAACATGCCGACAAAGGCGCCGGTGAACGAGCCGTGCTCGCCACGCCCGCCCTCGTCCGAGATCACGCCGGCGTCTAGCACCGGCCCGATCGCCTGCCAGGCGCCCATGCCCTCGGCCTGCCAGTAGAACTGCAGGTCGTTGTCGCACACCTCGAGAGAGAGCTGCACTCGTCCATCGGGAACGGCGACGCCGCTGCCAACCGGGAAGCTCAAACGTCCCTCGGGATAATCGCCCGGGCATGAGAGAATGGTCAGGCACCTCCCGAGTTCTTCATGCACGGTCACGGCGAGCGCATGAAATTTGAAGCGGTTATAATAGTGGGTCAGGCCCGCTACCTGTTGGTAGGTATCCGGCAGAAACTCGATCACGGTTTCCGCCTGGAACCGATGATGCTCCTGCCGACGGGCAACCAGCGATTGCTCGAACCATGAGCCTATGCTTTCGCGGCCGAACAGCCGCAGATGGCCTGGCCGCTCTGTGAGACTGAACAGCAGCTCCGGCCTCGGGGTGCGAAGCCACTGGAAATCGGCCGGCAGCGTCGGTCCGTCGAAATTCGCGCCGCTGCGTCGCGGCTTGTCGAGGGGAACAGCACCGGCAAGGCCCGGAACGTCCACGTCGCCCACCACGGTGCCGTTTGCGAGATAGAGCCAGTCATCCTTCCAGACGCATTTCTGCAGGGCCGTCTCGCGGCCGAGTGTGGAGCGACGCAAGGGCGCCAGCGGACGGCCACAGAGGTGGGTGTGATAGGCTCCACCGTCAGGGGTCTCGACATATTGCCCATGCCCGGTGCGCTGCAGGCCTGCCTCCGGGTGATCCTTCGCAGTGATCAGGTGGCTGTCCGGATGCAGTTCGTAGGGGCCGGCGATATCGCGCGCGCGCGCCATGGTGACGGCATGGTCGTAGCCGGTGCCACCCTCGGCGGTCGTCAGGTAATACCAGCCGTTGCGCTGGAACAGGTGCGGACCCTCGACGAGACCGAGCGGGCTGCCGGCAAAGATGTTGCGGATCGGGCCTTTGAGAGACTTGCTGGCGGCATCGTATTCCTGCAGCAGGATACCGTCGAAGGCCGGCGATTTCGGCGAGCCGCCGAAGCTCTCGCTGCGGTGGTTCCACTGCATGTTGACGAACCACTTGCGACCGTCGGCATCGTGAAACAGCGACGGGTCGAAGCCCGACGAATTGACATAGACCGGATCCGACCATTCGCCCTCGATGGTCTCTGAAGTCACGATGTAATTATGGGCGTCCTTGAAATTACCGTCGAGCCGTTTGACATCGGTGTAGACCAGCCAGAAAAGCCCATCGGCATAGGAAAGGCAAGGCGCCCAGACGCCGCAGCTGTCCGGATTGCCGCGCATGTCGAGCTGCGCCTGTCGCTCGAGCGGCCGGCGCACCAGCGTCCAGTTCACCAAGTCGCGCGAGTGATGGATCTGCACACCGGGATACCACTCGAAGGTAGATGTGGCGATATAGTAGTCGTCACCGACGCGGCAGATGGACGGGTCGGGATTAAAGCCAGGCAAAATAGGATTGTGGATCATCGGTCTACCTCCTCCAAGGCGATGAAAGCGCCGCCCGCAGGCGACGCCTCAGTTCGAACTATCGGCACACAGTCACCGAGCGGCGACTATTCAAGCTCGGCCGACTTGGCCCAGAGGTTGATATCGGCCTCCTTGGCATAAACGTCGATTTCACTCAGCTCCTCGGCGGTGAAATCGGCGTTGTCGAGCGCCTTGACGCAATCGACGATCTGCGACGAACGGCTGGCGCCGATCAGCGCCGAGGTCACCCTGCCGCCGCGCAGAACCCAGGCTATCGCCATCTGCGCCAGCGTCTGGCCGCGCTTTTCGGCAATAGCGTTCAGCTTGCGGATATTGTCGAGGATCGACGGGCGAATGAATTCCCGCTTCAGGAAATGGTCCTGCGCGGCACGGCTGTCTTCCGGAATACCGTTCAGATACTTGGTCGTCAGCATCCCCTGCGCCAGCGGCGAAAAGACGATGGATCCCATGCCGACGTCGTCCAGCGTGTCGAGCAGCTTGTCGTCCTCGACCCAGCGGTTGAGCATGGAGTAGCTCGGCTGGTGGATGAGGCATGGCGTACCCAGCGATTTCAGGATCGCGGCCGCCTCGCGGGTCCGCTGGGAATTATAGGACGAGATGCCGACATACTGTGCCCGCCCGGAGCGGACGATGTAGTCGAGCGCGCCGCAGGTTTCCTCGAGCGGTGTGTCCGGGTCGAAGCGGTGCGAATAGAAGATGTCGACATAGTCGAGGCCCATGCGCTTCAG carries:
- a CDS encoding RcnB family protein; amino-acid sequence: MKKTITALLAAACLIAPLAQAPAALAATSSKDVHRPVLHKGSWTRGHRLSPSDRNHAVPLDYTRYRLKTPPHGYRWVRIGGSFLMVGSTSGLILSVVAAR
- a CDS encoding glycoside hydrolase family 43 protein, which translates into the protein MIHNPILPGFNPDPSICRVGDDYYIATSTFEWYPGVQIHHSRDLVNWTLVRRPLERQAQLDMRGNPDSCGVWAPCLSYADGLFWLVYTDVKRLDGNFKDAHNYIVTSETIEGEWSDPVYVNSSGFDPSLFHDADGRKWFVNMQWNHRSESFGGSPKSPAFDGILLQEYDAASKSLKGPIRNIFAGSPLGLVEGPHLFQRNGWYYLTTAEGGTGYDHAVTMARARDIAGPYELHPDSHLITAKDHPEAGLQRTGHGQYVETPDGGAYHTHLCGRPLAPLRRSTLGRETALQKCVWKDDWLYLANGTVVGDVDVPGLAGAVPLDKPRRSGANFDGPTLPADFQWLRTPRPELLFSLTERPGHLRLFGRESIGSWFEQSLVARRQEHHRFQAETVIEFLPDTYQQVAGLTHYYNRFKFHALAVTVHEELGRCLTILSCPGDYPEGRLSFPVGSGVAVPDGRVQLSLEVCDNDLQFYWQAEGMGAWQAIGPVLDAGVISDEGGRGEHGSFTGAFVGMFAFDLSGRAKAADFDWFNYDIL
- the mgrA gene encoding L-glyceraldehyde 3-phosphate reductase, with amino-acid sequence MSWQPAEDRYSKMKYNRTGRSGLKLPAVSLGLWHNFGGDTSHDRKVDMCRTAFDLGITHFDLANNYGPPPGSAETAFGEILRTDFAGLRDELIISSKAGYNMWPGPYGEWGSRKYLVASCDQSLKRMGLDYVDIFYSHRFDPDTPLEETCGALDYIVRSGRAQYVGISSYNSQRTREAAAILKSLGTPCLIHQPSYSMLNRWVEDDKLLDTLDDVGMGSIVFSPLAQGMLTTKYLNGIPEDSRAAQDHFLKREFIRPSILDNIRKLNAIAEKRGQTLAQMAIAWVLRGGRVTSALIGASRSSQIVDCVKALDNADFTAEELSEIDVYAKEADINLWAKSAELE